A single Candidatus Omnitrophota bacterium DNA region contains:
- a CDS encoding Hsp20/alpha crystallin family protein, producing the protein MKKMICAVILSLVCAGSIYAATDIEEPDYEELDKLHTKIVRMKREMDRLMKDVMSTYQETSASGFGSEVRVDVIENDKEMIVKADLPGMEKDRIDVTLEKSRVLKLAGMREVMKSQAAPGMVKQERSLGKFERIIELPAEGMNEGIKASYKDGVLEIVIPKKEPSRDKAVKINVI; encoded by the coding sequence ATGAAAAAGATGATATGCGCGGTCATTTTGTCTCTGGTATGTGCCGGGAGCATCTACGCGGCAACCGATATAGAGGAGCCGGATTACGAAGAGCTGGATAAACTGCACACGAAGATAGTCCGTATGAAGCGGGAGATGGACCGGCTCATGAAAGATGTGATGTCGACTTATCAGGAGACGTCCGCCTCCGGCTTCGGTTCCGAAGTCAGGGTCGATGTGATAGAGAACGACAAAGAGATGATCGTAAAGGCGGACCTGCCCGGCATGGAAAAGGACAGGATAGACGTGACGCTTGAGAAGAGCAGGGTCCTGAAACTGGCGGGGATGAGAGAGGTCATGAAGAGCCAGGCGGCACCCGGCATGGTCAAGCAGGAAAGGTCGCTCGGCAAATTCGAGCGCATAATAGAATTGCCCGCGGAAGGCATGAATGAGGGCATAAAGGCGTCGTATAAGGACGGCGTGCTGGAGATAGTCATACCGAAAAAGGAACCGTCCAGAGATAAGGCCGTAAAGATAAACGTTATATAA
- the efp gene encoding elongation factor P translates to MKASELKKGMIVKDGGEFYVVIDIEHRTPGNLRAIYQTTLKNLLNGKMLNRRYSPADTVEKADLESKKMQYLFQDHSGFHFMDMETYETIVFSADMVDQTKDYLKENQEAEVLYYEHRPITIELPVSVKLKVTESAPGIRGDTSGKTVKPAKLETGLVVNVPLFIEEGEVVIVDTRTGEYLGRA, encoded by the coding sequence ATGAAGGCATCAGAGCTGAAGAAGGGGATGATAGTAAAAGACGGAGGGGAATTCTATGTGGTCATCGATATAGAACACAGGACTCCGGGAAACCTGAGGGCCATTTACCAGACTACGCTTAAGAATCTGCTGAACGGAAAGATGCTCAACAGGCGTTACAGTCCGGCCGATACGGTCGAGAAAGCGGATCTCGAATCGAAGAAGATGCAGTACCTCTTTCAGGACCATTCAGGGTTCCATTTCATGGATATGGAGACGTATGAGACGATCGTCTTCAGCGCCGATATGGTGGACCAGACGAAAGATTACCTGAAAGAGAACCAGGAAGCGGAGGTGCTTTATTATGAGCACCGCCCGATCACGATAGAACTTCCGGTAAGCGTCAAACTAAAGGTGACGGAGTCGGCGCCGGGGATACGCGGCGACACATCCGGCAAGACGGTGAAGCCGGCAAAGCTTGAGACCGGGCTCGTCGTGAACGTCCCGTTATTCATAGAGGAAGGCGAGGTAGTGATAGTCGATACAAGGACCGGCGAGTATCTGGGCAGGGCATGA
- the truA gene encoding tRNA pseudouridine(38-40) synthase TruA, protein MRRRRRNVRLTIQYEGTAYAGWQFQTNATSIQEMVESALRSTLGEHVKVTASGRTDAGVHALAQAANFRTRSRLPLANIQKALNSRLPKDIVISRIEEAGPSFDSQHDARYKLYRYTIVNNDFTSPFLRRFASRCFHKLDTAVMRREAKLLVGRHDFRSFQAVDGQERKTIKTVRSIKIKRSGDVITVDIEADGFLYNMARTIVGTLIEVGRGKLEPGSVKEMLRKRDRRCCGPTAPAKGLCLIKVTY, encoded by the coding sequence ATGCGCAGGCGCCGGCGGAATGTCAGGCTCACCATCCAGTATGAAGGCACCGCGTACGCCGGATGGCAGTTCCAGACCAACGCCACATCGATACAGGAGATGGTGGAGAGCGCCTTAAGGTCCACCCTGGGAGAGCACGTCAAGGTGACCGCCTCCGGCAGGACAGACGCCGGCGTTCATGCCCTTGCGCAGGCGGCGAACTTCAGGACGCGCTCGCGCCTGCCTCTCGCCAATATCCAAAAAGCCCTCAACAGCAGACTGCCCAAAGATATAGTCATATCCCGCATCGAAGAGGCAGGGCCGTCATTCGACTCCCAACACGACGCGAGGTACAAGCTCTACAGGTATACCATAGTCAACAATGATTTCACAAGCCCGTTCCTGAGGCGTTTCGCGTCGAGGTGCTTCCATAAACTGGACACGGCCGTCATGAGACGGGAGGCGAAACTGCTGGTGGGAAGGCACGACTTCAGATCGTTCCAGGCGGTCGACGGCCAGGAGAGGAAAACGATAAAGACCGTCCGCTCTATAAAAATAAAAAGGTCGGGCGATGTGATAACGGTAGATATCGAAGCGGACGGTTTCCTTTACAATATGGCGAGGACCATCGTCGGAACGCTGATCGAAGTGGGGCGGGGGAAATTGGAGCCCGGCAGCGTAAAAGAGATGCTGCGGAAACGGGACAGGCGGTGCTGCGGCCCTACCGCTCCGGCAAAAGGGCTGTGCCTTATTAAGGTGACGTATTAA
- a CDS encoding HAD family hydrolase, with amino-acid sequence MDKEYGTIVFDLGNTLIRFDHNISAGKIANLCRRESKKIYDTFFDSGMTRAFEKGEISPREFYERARSALGFHLPYKDFVAIWNDIFWEDEGCCKLARRLKENHRLFLLSNINRLHFEYINKKFDIIKIFDEVILSFLVGAIKPDKAIFDDVIRRAGGDRSSLLYIDDREDLIKEARILGIDSIRYEGADKLSASLAEKGLL; translated from the coding sequence ATGGATAAAGAATACGGTACGATCGTCTTCGACCTGGGGAATACGCTTATAAGGTTCGACCATAATATATCGGCCGGGAAGATAGCGAACCTCTGCAGGCGGGAATCCAAAAAGATATATGACACATTTTTTGATTCCGGGATGACCAGGGCTTTTGAGAAGGGCGAGATATCTCCGAGAGAGTTCTATGAAAGGGCAAGATCGGCGCTGGGCTTCCATCTGCCGTATAAGGACTTTGTCGCCATATGGAACGACATATTCTGGGAAGATGAAGGGTGTTGTAAATTGGCGCGGAGATTGAAAGAGAACCACAGATTGTTTCTCCTATCAAATATCAACAGGCTCCACTTTGAGTATATAAATAAGAAGTTCGATATCATAAAGATATTCGATGAAGTGATACTTTCGTTCCTGGTGGGAGCGATAAAACCGGATAAGGCGATATTCGACGATGTGATCAGGCGCGCGGGGGGCGACAGGTCGTCGCTATTGTACATAGATGACCGCGAAGACCTGATAAAAGAGGCCAGGATCCTGGGTATTGACTCCATCCGTTATGAGGGGGCGGATAAGCTGTCCGCGTCATTGGCCGAAAAAGGGTTATTATAA
- the rplM gene encoding 50S ribosomal protein L13: MKTYIAKEKDIHRIWHIVDAKDRVLGRLAARVATVLMGKDKAIYSPHQDVGDEVIVINAAKVKVTGNKLKEKTYKRYSAYPGGLNEETLEKMMKKKPDYVIRHAVKGMLPKSKLGARLLKKLRVYPAETHPHQAQKPKEMKLD; encoded by the coding sequence ATGAAGACATATATTGCGAAGGAAAAAGATATCCATAGGATATGGCACATCGTAGACGCCAAGGACAGGGTCCTGGGCCGGCTGGCAGCCAGGGTGGCCACCGTCCTTATGGGTAAAGACAAGGCGATATACTCGCCTCACCAGGATGTGGGCGACGAGGTCATCGTAATAAACGCCGCCAAGGTGAAGGTCACGGGAAATAAGCTTAAGGAAAAGACGTATAAACGGTATTCGGCCTACCCGGGCGGGTTGAACGAAGAGACGCTTGAGAAGATGATGAAGAAGAAGCCCGACTATGTGATACGCCACGCCGTGAAGGGGATGCTCCCCAAGAGCAAGCTGGGGGCCAGACTGCTTAAGAAATTACGGGTATACCCGGCCGAGACGCATCCGCACCAGGCGCAGAAACCTAAAGAGATGAAATTAGATTAA
- the rpsI gene encoding 30S ribosomal protein S9, producing the protein MESKQQHFATGRRKESIARVRIMPGAGKITVNDRPFNEYFARESHRLIIMQPIEMTKLNDKIDVIANVNGGGASGQAGAVRHGIARAITVMDATLRAVLKKGGFLTRDSRMRERKKYGRKRARRRFQYTKR; encoded by the coding sequence ATGGAAAGCAAACAGCAGCACTTCGCGACAGGGAGAAGGAAGGAATCGATAGCCAGGGTCAGGATCATGCCCGGTGCCGGCAAGATAACCGTCAACGACAGGCCTTTCAACGAATATTTTGCGAGAGAGAGCCACCGTCTTATCATAATGCAGCCCATCGAGATGACGAAATTGAACGATAAGATAGATGTGATAGCCAACGTTAACGGCGGAGGCGCGAGCGGCCAGGCCGGCGCGGTCAGGCACGGCATAGCCAGGGCCATCACCGTGATGGATGCTACCCTGAGGGCAGTGCTGAAAAAGGGCGGTTTCCTCACCCGCGACTCCAGGATGCGCGAGCGCAAAAAGTACGGCAGAAAGAGGGCCAGGAGGAGATTCCAGTACACTAAGAGGTAA
- the argC gene encoding N-acetyl-gamma-glutamyl-phosphate reductase, producing the protein MLKVGIVGATGYAGEEVAKILVGHKEVKITELSAIIDKEELFSSLFPVFRGRLDLICKKPDAEKMAGNIDLVFLALPHRVSMEVAPVFLKAGKTVIDLSADYRLAPDVYKVWYGSEHKDRANLPGAVYGLPELYYDNIKRAKLLANPGCYPTSAILGVAPMLAGKHIDTERIIIDSKSGVTGAGRRPDLALAFSEVNENLKAYKVNEHQHKPEINRILSEVAGGGIDVIFTPHLVPMNRGILSTIYMKLKKNIDTGKALEIYRSFYKGKPFVKISDEGKLPQIRDVVLTNYCAIGVKAMGDVLIAVSCIDNLLKGAAGQAVQNMNIMCGFGETEGLL; encoded by the coding sequence ATGCTTAAAGTCGGTATCGTCGGAGCGACGGGATACGCCGGCGAAGAGGTCGCTAAGATCCTGGTAGGGCACAAAGAGGTCAAGATAACGGAGCTATCCGCCATCATAGATAAAGAGGAGCTCTTTTCGTCATTATTCCCTGTCTTCAGGGGCCGGTTGGACCTTATCTGCAAAAAGCCGGATGCGGAGAAGATGGCCGGCAACATCGATCTCGTCTTTCTGGCCCTGCCTCACAGGGTCTCGATGGAAGTGGCCCCGGTATTCCTTAAGGCGGGAAAGACGGTTATAGACCTGAGCGCGGATTACCGGCTCGCCCCCGATGTCTATAAGGTATGGTATGGTTCGGAACACAAGGACAGGGCGAACCTGCCCGGGGCGGTGTACGGCCTGCCGGAGCTGTACTACGACAACATTAAAAGAGCGAAGCTGCTGGCGAACCCGGGATGTTACCCCACCAGCGCGATACTGGGCGTCGCGCCCATGCTGGCCGGTAAGCATATAGATACGGAACGGATAATAATCGATTCCAAGAGCGGCGTGACAGGTGCGGGCAGAAGGCCCGATCTTGCGCTGGCGTTCAGCGAGGTGAATGAAAATCTTAAGGCATATAAGGTGAACGAACATCAGCACAAACCGGAGATAAACAGGATACTCTCCGAGGTCGCAGGCGGCGGCATAGACGTGATCTTTACCCCGCATCTTGTGCCCATGAACAGGGGCATACTGTCGACCATATATATGAAGCTCAAGAAAAATATCGATACCGGGAAGGCGCTCGAGATATACAGGAGTTTCTATAAGGGTAAGCCGTTCGTGAAGATCTCTGACGAAGGAAAGCTTCCCCAGATAAGAGATGTGGTCTTGACTAACTACTGCGCCATCGGCGTCAAGGCCATGGGAGATGTCCTCATAGCGGTCTCATGCATCGACAATCTCCTGAAAGGCGCAGCCGGACAGGCGGTGCAGAACATGAACATCATGTGCGGGTTCGGCGAGACGGAAGGGTTGTTGTAG
- the argJ gene encoding bifunctional glutamate N-acetyltransferase/amino-acid acetyltransferase ArgJ, with product MKQIKGGVTTAKGFLASGVKAGIKRSGKPDLALLYSEVPAVAAAAFTTNRFKASPVKVSMAHMRSKTHQAVIVNSGNANCANGKTGDRDAIMMASFAATALALRKEEVLVASTGIIGRPLPVINIKEHTPDLIGGLSAAGGSDFAKAIMTTDTVKKEAAVRVRIGGSTVTIGGASKGVGMIYPGLSTKNHATMLCFVTTDAAITKPMLYAALDEAAAGSFNMISVDGDMSTNDTCFIMANGMAGNGRVSSRGKDYRKFSEALGLLTGELARKMVRDGEGATKLVEIEVSGAGSVEDARVVARKISTSNLLKCCIYGEDPNWGRVASAAGASGVWFDPDKVSIYLGGVKALSKGAIARGYDKERARRHFKEDDIHIRVELGSGRCGAKAWTCDFSEEYVKINAEYST from the coding sequence ATGAAACAGATAAAAGGCGGGGTGACGACGGCGAAGGGATTCCTGGCGAGCGGGGTGAAGGCCGGGATAAAGAGGTCCGGCAAACCCGACCTGGCGCTACTTTATTCGGAGGTGCCGGCGGTCGCGGCGGCGGCATTCACCACCAATAGATTCAAGGCATCGCCGGTGAAGGTGAGCATGGCCCACATGAGGAGCAAGACCCACCAGGCGGTCATCGTGAACAGCGGGAACGCCAACTGCGCGAACGGGAAGACGGGCGACAGGGACGCCATCATGATGGCATCGTTTGCGGCGACGGCCCTTGCCCTGAGGAAAGAGGAAGTCCTCGTGGCATCTACCGGGATCATCGGAAGACCGCTTCCGGTCATCAATATAAAGGAGCATACGCCAGATCTCATAGGAGGGCTTTCGGCGGCAGGCGGCTCGGATTTCGCAAAAGCGATAATGACGACGGATACCGTCAAGAAAGAGGCGGCGGTAAGGGTGCGGATAGGAGGCTCAACGGTAACCATAGGAGGCGCCTCCAAAGGTGTCGGGATGATATATCCGGGCCTTTCGACGAAGAACCACGCGACGATGTTATGCTTTGTAACCACGGACGCCGCTATAACAAAGCCGATGCTCTATGCGGCGCTTGATGAAGCGGCGGCGGGATCGTTCAATATGATATCCGTTGACGGAGATATGAGCACGAACGATACCTGTTTTATCATGGCTAACGGGATGGCCGGGAACGGCAGGGTATCTTCCCGGGGCAAAGATTACAGGAAATTTTCGGAGGCGCTCGGTCTTTTGACAGGAGAGCTGGCCAGGAAGATGGTACGGGACGGGGAAGGCGCGACGAAGCTGGTGGAGATAGAGGTATCGGGCGCAGGGAGCGTCGAAGATGCCAGGGTCGTGGCCCGGAAGATATCGACCTCCAATCTCCTCAAGTGCTGCATCTACGGGGAAGACCCGAACTGGGGCAGGGTCGCCTCAGCCGCCGGAGCGAGCGGTGTATGGTTCGACCCGGATAAGGTGAGCATATATCTGGGAGGCGTAAAGGCCCTGTCGAAGGGGGCCATCGCCAGAGGTTACGATAAGGAAAGGGCGCGGAGACATTTTAAAGAGGACGATATCCATATACGGGTGGAACTGGGCAGCGGAAGATGCGGCGCTAAGGCATGGACCTGCGATTTCTCGGAGGAATATGTGAAGATAAACGCGGAGTACTCCACGTGA
- the argB gene encoding acetylglutamate kinase, with the protein MKEAIKKSEVLIEALPYIKKFFEKVIVIKYGGAAVDEKGIERSVLEDIVFMNYAGMRPILVHGGGPLISRMMKKSGVEPKFVGGRRVTDSATINIIDRALHLINRNIVKTLREIGTKAFGLSGKENNLIRVKKMKGPHDLGFVGEVTSVDTTVIKQLIEDDIIPVVYPLGTGRDRKVYNVNADDVASEIAIALNAEKFVLLTNVRGIMKDKDDPGTLYHTLKVAGVKSLIRKGVIAAGMIPKAQSCMSAIAGGVKKAHILDAALPHALLLEIFTDRGIGTEIVK; encoded by the coding sequence GTGAAAGAGGCGATAAAGAAGAGCGAGGTGTTGATAGAAGCGCTTCCGTATATAAAGAAGTTCTTCGAAAAGGTCATAGTCATAAAATACGGCGGAGCGGCGGTAGACGAGAAGGGGATAGAACGGAGCGTCCTGGAGGATATCGTCTTCATGAATTACGCCGGGATGAGGCCGATACTTGTCCACGGCGGCGGCCCCCTCATATCCAGGATGATGAAGAAGTCCGGCGTCGAACCGAAGTTCGTAGGCGGCAGGAGGGTGACCGATAGCGCCACAATAAATATCATAGACAGGGCGCTCCATCTCATAAACAGGAACATAGTAAAGACATTGCGCGAGATAGGCACCAAGGCGTTCGGGTTGAGCGGGAAAGAGAATAACCTCATACGCGTGAAGAAGATGAAGGGCCCGCATGACCTCGGTTTCGTCGGTGAAGTGACGTCGGTCGATACGACGGTCATAAAGCAGCTTATCGAGGACGATATAATACCGGTCGTCTATCCGCTCGGCACAGGCAGGGACAGAAAGGTGTACAACGTGAACGCGGATGATGTAGCGAGCGAGATCGCCATCGCCCTTAATGCGGAGAAGTTCGTCCTCCTTACTAACGTCAGGGGGATCATGAAGGATAAGGATGACCCCGGGACGCTGTATCATACGCTTAAGGTGGCCGGGGTGAAGTCGCTTATAAGGAAGGGTGTGATAGCCGCCGGGATGATACCGAAGGCGCAATCATGCATGAGCGCTATCGCCGGAGGCGTCAAGAAGGCGCACATACTGGATGCGGCCCTGCCGCATGCGCTGCTTCTCGAAATATTCACCGATCGCGGGATCGGGACTGAGATAGTCAAATAA
- a CDS encoding aspartate aminotransferase family protein, which yields MNKTAKVVHVYDKYIMDTYKRVPLCLEKAKGARVWDIDGREYLDFFPGWAVSGTGHCHPKVVKAIEGQAKKILHVSNNYYSGMQAKLAEAIIKNSFPGKVFFANSGAEANEAAVKLARKYGHDKGRFEVITMTKSFHGRTLAMITATGQDKVKHGFEPLPQGFIHIPFNDLEAVEQAITDKTIAIMLEPIQCEGGINIAGKEYIRGLRKICDERDIILIFDEVQTGMGRTGKMFAYQNYGITPDVMTLAKALGGGLPIGVCVARKKFQDVLTPGTHASTFGGSPIVAAAALAVFDAIKKERLIQNANAMGAYLKKRLLALKSKYRVIKEVRNMALVVGVELHAKGDDVYKACLKEGLLINSTQETVLRIMPPITVKKTEIDRAIGILDRVFSRL from the coding sequence ATGAATAAGACGGCGAAGGTCGTTCATGTGTACGACAAGTACATCATGGACACATACAAGAGGGTGCCTTTGTGTCTCGAGAAGGCAAAGGGCGCCAGGGTCTGGGATATCGACGGGAGAGAGTACCTCGACTTCTTCCCGGGTTGGGCAGTATCGGGCACAGGCCATTGCCATCCGAAAGTCGTCAAGGCGATAGAGGGCCAGGCGAAGAAGATCCTGCACGTCTCCAATAACTATTATAGCGGGATGCAGGCGAAGCTTGCCGAGGCGATAATAAAGAATTCGTTCCCCGGGAAGGTCTTCTTCGCGAATTCCGGGGCGGAGGCCAACGAGGCCGCGGTGAAGCTCGCGAGGAAGTACGGCCACGATAAGGGCAGGTTCGAGGTAATAACGATGACGAAGTCCTTCCACGGAAGGACGCTGGCCATGATAACCGCGACCGGGCAGGACAAGGTGAAGCACGGGTTTGAGCCGCTTCCGCAGGGCTTTATCCATATCCCGTTCAACGACCTTGAAGCGGTAGAACAGGCGATCACCGATAAGACGATAGCGATAATGCTTGAGCCGATACAGTGCGAAGGAGGCATCAACATCGCCGGGAAAGAGTATATCAGGGGTCTGAGAAAGATATGCGACGAAAGGGATATCATACTGATATTCGACGAAGTCCAGACAGGCATGGGGCGCACCGGTAAGATGTTCGCATACCAGAATTATGGTATCACGCCCGATGTGATGACGCTCGCGAAGGCCCTGGGAGGCGGCCTGCCCATAGGCGTATGCGTGGCCCGGAAGAAGTTCCAGGATGTATTGACTCCCGGGACGCATGCCTCTACGTTCGGCGGCTCGCCGATCGTCGCGGCAGCGGCGCTCGCGGTATTCGATGCCATAAAGAAAGAGCGACTGATACAGAACGCCAACGCCATGGGCGCTTATCTTAAGAAGCGGCTCCTGGCGTTGAAGTCCAAATACAGGGTAATAAAAGAAGTGAGGAACATGGCGCTGGTGGTAGGAGTAGAACTTCACGCAAAAGGCGACGATGTATACAAGGCCTGTCTTAAGGAAGGCCTCCTGATAAACAGCACGCAGGAGACCGTCTTGAGGATCATGCCGCCTATCACGGTGAAGAAGACGGAGATCGACAGGGCCATAGGCATACTGGACAGGGTATTCTCCCGGCTTTAA
- the argF gene encoding ornithine carbamoyltransferase → MKKDLLSISDLTAEDMLGILELTAKVKADRASYSDALKGKCIGLIFQKPSNRTRVSFEIGMVQLGGYAIYLGPSEIDMGKREAVKDVACVLSRYLDGMVARTYRHQDVLDLARHARVPVINGLSDIAHPCQAISDIFTVKEKFGTFKGVRLAYIGDGNNVLNSLMCAAAKAGLEIAIATPKGYEPPKPLVDRARRMAKESGSSLELHNDPASAVKGADVVYTDVWVSMGQEKETAKRAKAFKGFQVNGSLIKKAKKGCLVMHCLPAHRGVEITDDVIDSKGSVVYDQAENRMHAEKAILLSLLA, encoded by the coding sequence GTGAAGAAAGACCTGCTATCGATAAGCGATCTGACGGCAGAAGATATGCTGGGCATCCTGGAGTTGACGGCAAAGGTAAAGGCCGACAGGGCATCATATTCAGACGCCCTTAAAGGAAAGTGCATAGGCCTGATATTCCAGAAACCATCAAACAGGACAAGGGTCTCGTTCGAGATAGGCATGGTCCAACTGGGCGGTTACGCGATCTACCTTGGACCCAGCGAGATAGATATGGGGAAGCGGGAGGCGGTCAAGGATGTCGCATGCGTCCTCTCGCGGTATCTGGACGGGATGGTGGCCAGGACGTACAGACACCAGGACGTCCTGGACCTCGCAAGGCACGCAAGGGTGCCTGTGATCAACGGGTTGAGCGATATAGCGCACCCGTGCCAGGCCATAAGCGACATATTTACGGTAAAGGAGAAGTTCGGCACTTTCAAAGGGGTGCGGCTCGCTTACATAGGAGACGGGAACAACGTGCTCAATTCGCTTATGTGCGCCGCAGCCAAGGCCGGCCTGGAGATCGCGATAGCTACGCCGAAGGGATATGAACCGCCAAAACCGCTGGTGGATCGTGCCAGGAGGATGGCAAAAGAGTCCGGTTCATCGCTGGAATTGCACAACGATCCCGCCTCGGCGGTCAAAGGGGCCGACGTCGTCTACACGGACGTATGGGTGAGCATGGGGCAGGAGAAGGAGACGGCAAAACGGGCAAAGGCCTTTAAGGGTTTCCAGGTCAACGGCTCCCTTATAAAGAAGGCGAAGAAGGGGTGTCTCGTGATGCACTGCCTTCCCGCTCACAGGGGGGTCGAGATAACGGATGATGTGATCGATTCGAAGGGTTCGGTCGTATACGATCAGGCCGAGAACAGGATGCATGCGGAGAAGGCGATATTACTGAGCTTATTGGCATAG
- a CDS encoding argininosuccinate synthase encodes MGKKVVLAYSGGLDTSVIIKWLAKKGYEVIAYMADVGQESDFETYKKRAIATGAAKAVVEDLKKEFVEDFVFKSLKADAVYEGGYLLATALSRPIIARGLVKTAEREKAGFVAHGCTGKGNDQVRFEVSIGALNPKLSIMAPVREWELKTREEEIEYAKKNNIPIDATKKKPYSLDVNLWGISIESGKLEDPYYEPDEDIYQLTKGIDKAPAEPAYVEVDFRGGVPVKLDGKTMDGTSLILKLSKMAGENGIGRSDMMENRLVGIKSREIYEAPAAWALLTAHRALEGLVLDRELLHFKDQVALKYAELVYYGLWYTPLKEALDKFIEDTQKHVNGTVRLKLHKGNCVVAGRKSPDSLYKKELATYEKGDKFDQSLAKGFIELWGLPYKGLYGKRT; translated from the coding sequence ATGGGTAAGAAAGTAGTATTAGCATATTCAGGCGGACTCGATACGTCGGTGATAATAAAGTGGCTTGCAAAGAAGGGCTACGAAGTCATCGCATATATGGCGGACGTGGGCCAGGAGTCGGACTTCGAGACGTATAAGAAGAGGGCCATTGCTACGGGGGCCGCGAAGGCGGTGGTGGAGGACCTGAAGAAAGAGTTCGTAGAGGACTTTGTCTTCAAGTCGCTGAAGGCCGATGCGGTATATGAGGGAGGGTATCTCCTGGCCACCGCGCTTTCCAGGCCGATCATAGCCAGGGGCCTGGTGAAGACGGCCGAAAGGGAGAAGGCCGGTTTTGTAGCGCACGGTTGTACGGGGAAGGGGAATGACCAGGTGCGATTTGAAGTATCCATAGGCGCGCTCAACCCGAAATTGAGCATCATGGCGCCGGTAAGGGAATGGGAATTGAAGACGAGGGAAGAAGAGATAGAGTATGCAAAGAAGAATAATATCCCCATTGACGCAACAAAGAAAAAGCCATACTCGCTTGATGTTAATCTTTGGGGAATATCGATTGAAAGTGGGAAGTTGGAAGATCCTTATTACGAGCCTGACGAAGATATATATCAACTTACGAAAGGAATAGATAAGGCGCCGGCGGAGCCTGCCTATGTGGAGGTGGATTTCAGGGGCGGCGTGCCGGTGAAGCTCGACGGTAAGACGATGGACGGGACCTCCCTGATACTGAAGCTCTCGAAGATGGCCGGTGAAAACGGCATCGGCAGGAGCGATATGATGGAGAACCGGCTCGTAGGCATAAAGTCGCGGGAGATATACGAAGCGCCGGCTGCATGGGCGCTCCTTACCGCCCACAGGGCCCTGGAAGGCCTGGTCCTCGACAGGGAGCTGCTGCATTTCAAGGACCAGGTGGCGCTAAAATACGCGGAGCTGGTATATTACGGGCTCTGGTATACGCCCTTAAAAGAGGCGCTCGATAAATTCATCGAGGATACTCAAAAGCATGTCAACGGCACGGTGCGGTTGAAACTCCATAAGGGGAATTGCGTCGTCGCCGGAAGAAAGTCACCGGACTCGCTGTATAAGAAAGAGCTGGCGACATACGAGAAGGGCGATAAGTTCGATCAGTCCCTGGCGAAAGGGTTCATCGAGTTATGGGGACTGCCGTATAAAGGATTATACGGAAAGAGGACATAG